Below is a genomic region from Brassica oleracea var. oleracea cultivar TO1000 chromosome C9, BOL, whole genome shotgun sequence.
TATTCAATCCATATATACTTCTGTCTTGACCATTGATAAATAAACAAACCCGATCTCGTTTGTTTTTGTCTCTTTTGTTCAATATGTTCAGATACAGTAGCTTTTTAGTGCTATACCCGACCGGTATCACCAGTGAAGTAGGTCTTATCTACCTTGCGTTACCACACATCAAGGTAACACAACCAACACCCTCATGTGAATTCTTAGCCTTGTAACTCTCTTCACATAGATGGACTGGACTTTGATGCTACGTATGATAAAGTTTTGGACTTTTAATGTATATAGTTGATTTCTGAATGGTCATTTACTTTTTTTTTTCTTTATGCAGACGTCTGAGATGTACAGCGCTAGGATGCCTAACACATTGAACTTCTCATTCGACTTCTTCTATGCAACAATACTCGTCCTCGCAATCTATGTACCAGGCACAGCCTCATTTGACCTTTTCTTACATCATATCTCACCAATCTGTTCAGTTCTGATCCCTAACTAACTTTGTTTGGAAATGGGGTTTGTTGAGCTGTTGCAGGTAGTCCACACATGTACAGGTACATGCTTGGTCAGCGTAAGAGAGCTCTCTCCAAATCTAAGAAGGAATAGAGAGGAGACCAGTAGCTCTTCAACTGATTTTCTTCTCTTGTGTTTCTTTCATTGTACTTCTCTTTGTTACACTTTTAAGTCTTTCTTTTTCTTTAGTTCCTTGGTGATTATTTGAAGTTATCCAGGTTACTACTACATTAAGTTTAATGCAATGTCTAAATTAATACGGAAGTTTTCACGAAGATGATTTGTCTCCTGCTTGAATACCGTAGATTGATCTTATATAATATAAATGAAACACAAAAGTTACAGAAACTTAAAACTGTGGCTAACAACATACTTACGTTACTTCAAAGTTCAAAACCATACCTGATACATCTAACAAGCAATAAATAAAATAAGTTCAGGATAACACAAGAACCTTCAAAACGTCGCTTTGGCCGAGTGGTTAAGGCGTGTGCCTGCTAAGTACATGGGGTTTCCCCGCGAGAGTTCGAATCTCTCAGGCGACGAAATCTTTTTGTTATGCCAACATTGATGAATTTGCTTATCATATTTATATTTCTTCTGTCTACACATTTTATTAAGCAAAAAAAAAAAAAAAACTCAAAAATAACAGTTTGTTTCTTTTTAACTACCCCAAAGATAACAAACTGTTTTTTTTTTTGAAACACAAACTTACTTTCATTAAAAACTCAATCTTTTTCCATACAACAAAAAGAGGGAATCATCCATCTTCTTTGTCCATAAGCATAAAATGCAACAAATAAATAAGCTAAACGAGATAAGTCTTCAACCGAAGAGGACAGCGAATTCGAGACGATGCTTGAATGCGCCGGGGAAGCTTTCACGACAAAGTCGGACAGCTTAGAGATAGTCACAAGTGACGTTGAGAGACAGTTCTCACCAACAAGAAAAACCGAAGTAGTCTCGATTGCACCTTCAGGTCCCGTACAGACCGCTCCACAAGGTAACAAACCGGTGAGTAAACTGAAACTAAAGCTCGAAAAAGAATCCGAGAAATTTGTTCCATTCATAGAAAAGAGATATGGTAGTGAAATACTCTCCGCAACAGAGGGAGAGATGGAAGTTGTGCGCAGATAACATGACCTTACTAGTTTTTGATGGCTCAGAGCTGGACGCCGGAGTGGATTCCCACCTACATCGGTCACCAGATTCACAAACAAATGGCTCAGAGCTAGACGCCGGAGTGGATTCCCACCTACATCGGACATCAGATTCACAAACAGATGAAGACATGGTTGTAAGGTTGTCAAGGACGGTATAAGTTTGCCAAACAAACTCGGATCTGGTCAGAGGATGCTACGGATCTGGTGCTGGAACTGGGGGGAAGCAAAACCCGAGAAGATTTTGGACTCAGATTTTCCTTGTTGAAGAAAGGGAGAGCACAAGTGATGAACATGATGCTCCATGGCAGATTGAAGAGCTTGGACAAAGCCTTCCGTGTGACTTGTTCGTCAGTGGTAACACATGGGTTCAACGGAGATTACCCTCTATAAACAAAGCACAACAGCGGTGGGAGAGTCCTCCCGACTCATTGCTGGTGAACAGAACAAACGATAGGGAAGAGACACCAAGAGGACGAGAACGGAGAACCAGATCGATGGTCCTCGTCGCGTGCTTCGTCGGGATCTCCTTCTTTCACAGAACATGAAGAGAAACAAAGCAGAGCAAAAATAAAGCAGTAGCGTGAAGAGCAGAGAGCAGAGAAGAGATGGTGGCCAGCGCCGGCGATAAAGAGCCTCACCGGCGCCGGAGATCGTGAATCGCAAGGTCTCCTCGATGTTCGTGTCTGAGAGAGCGGCTAGATAACAAACTGTTTCTCTCTCAGTATTAGTATCCTTTCTTATCTTCAGAGATCATAGATCGTAGCTCCATTATCGATCTCGGTGCCTCCAAATCCATTCCCTTTACCGAGTCACCAAGCAAGCTTTGCATCTTGTCCTCAAATATCTCATCTAAAACCTGCAAATCAACAAGATAAGAATCCAAAATAGACATTTGTCGGAAAAGTTGAGTTTTAGTTACAGAAACTGCGAGTGTGAGGCCTTTGTGCCAAGTCACGCTATCTTTCTTATCTGTCAAAGGACGAATCACGTCCTGCGAAAAAAGTTAGTAAAATGATAAGAACAGTGATCAAGTCGCAAGAACCAAACGGTTATGCCTTCCTAACCTGTCCCATTGCATCCCATATTCCTTTGCATATTAAGACAAACACATCCAACGACAAAACACAATGCAGTTGTTCCATGGTCTTGTCCGCTAAATCTTTCAAACTCTGCATTCTGTTTCTAACATCTGGTTCCGTTGTTGTATCCTTCAAGTCGTGTATGATGTGATTCATTTTCATGTGCCTTTGCATACTTATCTGTTAAACATAAAGTTAATGATTCTGAGAATACAAATACTCAGAAACTAAAAGTTCAGAAATGAGTAACCAACATTCTCAACAAGCTTCTCCACGAGCGCTTGTGTATAGCTTCTGAACTTGGCTTTTAACAGTACAGTCACTTCTCTCAGCTTCTCTCCCAAAACTCTCTTCTTTTTATCAGATAGATAAGAGTTCCACTCCTCGAAACGTTCCTCTATATTCGATCGTAACTTGTCAAGCACTCTTTTCATTGAATTTAGAAAGACTCCAAGCTGAAAACATGTTTTTTCTTCAGGTTTTCTCTAAACGAAACTTAAAGAGTATTAAAACAGAAGGAAGCATACCTCTTTTGGAACAGAGTATGTGCCTTTCTTGGTCAATCTCTGAACTAGGGATGTTAAAACGGGCTTACCGGCCCATTTACGTCCAAGCCCGTTTACGTCCAAACCCGTTTAATAGATGTCCATTTAAAGCCCGTTTAAATCAGACCCATTTATGTGAAGCCCATTTAACACTAAATTCGTTTCAAACCCGTTTCAAGCCCGTTTACTTAAAAAAAAATGAACATGATCTATTTATATCATAGCATTTCTTTTCGATGAAACCTGTTAAATACCTGTCAAATAAAATATGAATCCAGAACCTTACATTGTTTTGCTTCAACTAAAAATTCAAAGTTTACAAATCACAGTCACAACATAATTGAAAAATAAAGTTCACACTTCACACTAAGTGTCCATAAGTTACTATTTTCCTTCTTGAACGTCTACCAGGATCTGTCCATGTTCAAAACATAACATATTATATATTTTCATCAAAAAAATTATAAACTGATGTAAAACAGAACCAGAAAACTATGTACCTTTGTTCCAGCAAACATATCAATCTTTTGATGCTGAAGACTCCACTCCATAATTACTTGCTTTCTTTTCCATCCTCTTCTACCCCCACTAGTACAAAATCTTTCCAAACAAGTGAGGTTTTTCGACGCTTACGTTGAGGTTTCGCTGCTTGTGTTGATGCAGTGGCTTGTGGTTCACACTGAACTTCTGCTTCTGCTTCTGTTTCTGTTTCTGCCATTTCTTCATCTATATCAAATTCAGCATCTTCATCATTCATGTCCATGTATTCACGTTGAGCTTCAAGAAGCGCCATTGTGTGCACAGTATCATAGTCCATCTCTGCAAAAAAAGAAAGAAACATATTTAATTATTAGTGGCTGCAAGGGACTATCAAAATTTGAGAGAAGATGGTAAGTTGGCAACCATTCAAAAACAGGAACAAATAAAGCATAGCGTATGGATACAAAGTAAAAAAGCTTCACTAGTCTTGGATTAACGAAAGTATATGTCTACAATACGAGTCTTCTGTCCAAATACATCTTTATAGTATTTGTCTACACAATGACTCTTTAGCTAACGAAAAACTTGACAAAACCCATAGAAGCTAACTCACACGGTCACAGCGAAGAAGATGTTCATACAAAACATAGTTAATCATGTTGGTTATCGGTTGTGTTCTTGTTTCCATTCACATATTGTAGTCAAATGATCGCTCTTATAATCTCAGCTTTGGTTGCAATTTTTGAGACTCCTTTGCATATGTTCGTGAAACCTGTTCACAAATCAAACCATTTTTAAACAAACCCACAAATTAATTGAAAGAACACTTATGAAATCAGTTTGAAACGAACCTTGATTGTATGATACGAGGAAACACGAGCTGGAGAGAGTGAAGAAGAAGAAGTAGAAGACACGGGAATCTCGGGAATCTCGTGACGAGATGAAAGGAGGCAAGGAGGTGAAGAACAACGACTCTAGAAGACAAATCGAAACCCTAGAAGCTTCATGATTCGAATCAGAAACTCATTTGGAGCAGTTTGATCTTTCGTAAGGAGGCAAAGAGCCAAGGAGGTGAAGAAGGAGGAAGAACGACGACGATAGATTAGGTTGAAGAGAAAAAAAAATTAAATGAACTTAATGGGCTGTCCAGTTATTTTTATCAAAACCCGTTTATTAAATGGACACAAGTGGACAAACCCGACGAAGCCCGTTTAATATTGTTAAATAAATGGACTTTATATGGACGCGAAAATTAAACGGGCTTGGACGTAAATGGGTAGGACAAGCCCATTTTAACATCCCTGCTCTGAACGTATTTCAATGCAGATATCTTGCTATCCTTTAAAGGATTTAAAATTTCATAAAACTGCCTCTCCAACGCTTCAACCATTGCCCTCTCTGTATCCACAACAACCTTTCCATAAAGAAAAAATCAATATTAGTCTTCTGATTCATGAAGCAACGGTCTTATGGTTTTTGTTTTGTTTTGTTTGTGTTTTCTACTTACTTCCTCCAAGGATACTCCATATTCTGGCCAACACCTGATGATGATATTATATTCATCGAGTGTCACCTTGAGTAACTCATACATATCATCGACAAAAGGTGAGGTCAGGCCTTGAATCTCACTACATGCTTTTCCCTGATTATCAATTTAAAAACATTTTCCAAGTTGTGCATTCTAGAGAGAAGTAGAGAACTTGTTTGTTGCAAGATGAGTTACCGTTTCTGACTTGCAGAACTCATATAGAGCACTTCTTTTCTCTTCCATCCAACTAGTAATATATGAATGGAAAAGCTCTCTTGCATTAAAGCCACCTTTGATTGGGACTGCCATGCAATGCCGATAAAAGTGAATATCAGTAACATTGAAGTTAAAAACTCTCAGTAAATTAGCAATAGAAAATGTTACTTTAGTTTCCAACGCGTGAGATCGGCTTCAAAGTCGGCAGTTGTAATGACAAGGTCTACAACTTGAGGAGATGGTGAAGGAGGAGGCCAAGTGATAAGATATTCGATTAGTATTTTGAGTAGATCAGTCCTATATATTGCTGCTGAAAGATCTGGGAGGTCTATAAACCTGTTTGTTTTCACAGAAATAATATCAATATATAGAGAGTTCCACTATAATATTCATGTAAATGTTTGTGTGTATGAAACTTAGAGAAACCTTGGGAGCACATTGCTCTTATGGATGGCTATATCAGTGGAGATTTCCTTCTTAAGTCTAAGAACTAAAGACTTCAACTTTTGATAAGAAGTGACATCCTCAATGCCTTTGTCAAGTGTGTCATTTGTTTCTAAGAAGTATATTCTTGATCTTTTCTTTAAAGCAGCCTGTAATGCCATATAATAACGCATCGGAATAAACGATAGGAGCAAGTAGATAGAGAGATTGTGTGTATGTGTGTGTGTTTGATACCTGAAAGTATCTGCAAAGGCTTAGTTGTGCCTCTTGGCTTAACAAGTTGTTGAGAAGACCGTAAAGCTTGATAGCTGATGTTATAGCGGGTGCAGGAGTGCCTGTAGGAGGCTCAAAAACATGTTTGATTCCAGAGAAACAAGATTCATCTAGAGATTTATAATTCTCGAATATCAAAGCAAGAATATGCTGGACTTTTTCATCAATCTCTGCAAGCATTCGATTCTGCCAGAATGCACCAAGAAAGGAGAGTGAGATAATTGAAAACTGAAACATGATCTATAGAAGAAAATGAATTAAAAAAAAAAACTACCTCTTGATGACTCAATGTAGCTTTATAGTTCTCTTTCATTATAACAGGGCACAGAAAATCATATATCAGATCAATGCAGTACTTAGTAGGCGAGGCAACATCCATGACATATGAAAGATATCTGCAGATAATGAAAAGTCTAGAATCGTCTTGTAATATTTTTCATAATTTGTAATATAATTATACGGCGTTAAAAAAAAATGATTTCATTGCATAAAAACTTTTGGTCTTATGGTTGCTAAGTTACCTTAGTTTTGTATATGCATCAGAAATGCCGTAAAGGGAGGCAAACTGAGTTACCATCCAATGCCATGGCCCTTTAATCACGAGGTTTTGGCTCTGAAACTGTTCGGCTTTCATAGCCACTTCCAAGACCAAGTCATACGCTGAAGTTTCTGCAACCAACCCACACTAAACATGAAAGTAAGAAAAGATCAGTATCACAAAAGTTCAGAAGGTTAAAAAAAGCAGGTAAAAAATCATGTACCTTAGTTTTTTCATCTAAGGTGCTTAAGTAGTTTATATGAAGTTGGATTCTCCCAATACGTTCATGCTCTGGTTCATGATATATTGCCCACCATTTAAGCTTCTCGCTCTGGTAAAACAGCCAGAACTTTAGATTATTAGAACAATTCATCTTGTAGACACAACAACATAAGTGGAATGTATCTCACCGGTTCTTCAACTATAGCTGCTAGTTGAGCTAAGACACGACCACAAAACTTCCCCTTGGAATCGCGAACTTCAACAATCAAATCATCACCGATACTATCTGGTAAGCTACAACAGAATAGAAACCTTACCTTAACTACAGCTATACAGAAAAGGGAACCATGAATGTATAAGGAGTTACGCTTGGGACAAAACTAATATTATATGTTGTGGTTTTTGGTCTGAGGGATTACGGGATTCGGCTCAGAACCTTATGGTATTCAAAAAAAAAATGTGCAAGGAGACGTACAAGAAAAATGTTTCTCCTGATCCAGGTTGTGTTTTAACTTGATCTTCCTCGATAGAGCTCTTCAGCTTCATACAACATGAAAACTTTTCTGAAAGCAAAACAATGTTTTATATTGGTAGGTTAAACCGTAAAAGATACAAGTAAAATGCAACGGGGTAGTATACCTTGTGATGCTTCGAGAGAACTTGGTCTACCGTGAGATGTAACAAATTCTTTTCGGAGGACTTTTGAGACCTCTTTGAGGTAGTGAGCACATGCACGCATATACTCAAGACTTTTACTTGAAATCGAACCTTTTGGAGTAACTTGGGGAGCGACATGAACTCTCTTCACTGCTTTCCATCCAGAATACAAAGTAGCATTCAGCTCCTCGAGTTGCTGACTAATAACTTCATGCTTCAGTGATGGAATAGTACCGTAACCAGGTTGTGGATCTGATTCCATTTTGATCTTACCAACTGTAAAGACTACACACTTTAGTTATCTGTTTCAACAATATGTGATGGACAAGAGAAAGAGAGAGGAGAATAAACCTTGGAGTTTAATCTTTCCAACAATTTTTTTGGATTTTTGAGGATTTGTATCAGTAACCAAATTAGAAGGTCTATCTCCAAGTAGTTCTTCTTCGGATTGAAGCAAGAAACTCTGCAAACTATATATTTTGTTTTTTAACATTAAAACAAGAGGGGTCAGTGCACAAAGATCACAACAAAACATGTATACCAAAACATGTCTCACCCAAATGCATTTCGGAGTAAAACGCAATCGTTTTTGAGGAAGTATGAAGCCTCGATGTCACTATCTTCTGCCAACGAATGAAGACATAGCCGTACGCAGGCTTCATAGCAAATCATTGCAGACCATGGACCTTGCTCACTATAACATATAACATAGAATGCAAAAAAGGAATTGAGTGATTTCTAAATTTTGTAGTGGATAAAGAGACTTTTAAAAACTCACTCACCTTGCATGGAACTCTGGAAAACGGGAAGGCAATGTCCCTGGAGTTTTAACCTCAGCGTTTTTTCTTTTTGGTTCTGAGTTACGTATATGTAGAGGCTCACACTCGTTATAAGAAGATTTATTGTCCTGCACACCAACGTTTTTGGCTTCCTGTAAACAAATTTATCAGGTAAATCATAATCTTTGAGAGAGAGGGTACATGTGAAGTTTCAGTGCTCGATGCTGAGTCAGACAAATGATCTGCACAATGAACCTTTGAACCAAACTCCTTTAAGCTTTTAATTCGGGAACCTTTCTTAGACATTATTCTTCAGCTTCAACTTTTCCCCTGAAGTTAAAAACAATACCAAAATAGATTATTGTTATTAGACAGATCAAAGACATCAAACTAAACACAATATAAACATTTCATTTAAATAATAATCTGTTAATCCAAGTGCATGGAGAAAAAAAAAACTTAAAATAAAAATCATATCCTTTCAGTGTTTCGAAAACCTTTCAGTTTCTTACACGACGAGAGACGCAAATGTGAAAAGTGAAAAAGAAGTGCCTCAGTAAAATGAAACTTATATTTTCAAACTAATGTCATGCTTACGTCTACGGAGGAGAAGAAGAACAGAATCAGCCCTTGATCGTTAAGCAAGAAAAGGAAAAACAGAGGATTAAAAAGAGAAGAAGATTTTTAGAAAATTGTCTTTCACTATAAGTCTATAACAAGTTGGTTGTACACTAACAAGTGTCTTATTATTGTTGCTTAATTGAAAGGTTTTGGATTTGGTTTGGTGTAAATATAGTGTTTTGTTTTCATATATGGTCTCTAAATATTGTTAATTAATGTGCTCTTGGATTCTTTAGATTAACACTATCATATTTAGTTATTTTTTATTATTATTTTATCTTTCATTTCTTACTTTTACGTTTTATACTTTTTCTCTTATAGAATTGAAAGCACATTTCCCACAAACTTTTTGTGTTAAAAGGTTTGTCATATATATTTGAATATTCTACATACTATTTTACCACATTAGAGTTAGTTATTATTATGTTACTTTGACATCTAAGATTTAGTCTTTTTAAACAATAAACATCATACGTTTTATGATTGATACGGTTACTTTCCACCCAATAAATAAACAAATATCGAATATTTGAAACAAATCAATTTCATTAAATTATGAAACTATGATATAATTTACAATATTTTTTGAAATACTATTTATGCTCATTTAATAATTTTATCTCATATCTATACTATATATCTAAAAGAATTAATGGCACTCACAACAAAATTGAAAAAAAATTAATCTAATCACTTTCTGTTTGGAATTGTAAAAGATGAAAATGTCTAATATAGTTCAGGAATTCAAGTGATAACCAACCTAGCTTTAGTATTTAGCTTCATAAGGCCCATACAAAGGCCCTACATACTGCACGCGCCTAACTTTACGAAAGTTTTTGAACAAAAACATTGTCGTATACTGGAGACTAAAACAACGTGCGGGTGAAAAATATTATTTTTTCTCTTTATTCTTCTTCTCCCTTTCTTTTTCCATTTTCTTAAAAAAAAAAAAAAAAAAAAACTTTTTTCTTCTCATTGCGAAGCTGTTTTTAATGGTTTTTGGGGGAAAAACTTTACGAAAGTTTTTGAACAAAAACATTGTCGTATACTGGAGACTAAAACAACGTGCGGGTGAAAAATATTATTTTTTCTCTTTATTCTTCTTCTCCCTTTCTTTTTCCATTTTCTTAAAAAAAAAAAAAAAAAAAATCTCACATTCTCTCTCCAATGGCGGCGACACTAGGCAGAGACCAGTACGTGTACATGGCGAAGCTCGCCGAGCAGGCGGAGCGTTACGAGGAGATGGTCCAGTTCATGGAGCAGCTCGTCACATCCGCCGCTCCATCTGTTAACTATAGAACAAAAGGTCTTGGAACCAAAGCGTACTCTGATCTTATTCATAAGGCACTTAAATAGCCATTACAAGAAGCAACTGAAACACTACTCCACCTCCTACATTCTCGGAGGATTTTCTACTAACTTGAAACAGATTAGAACGATTCAACAACTACTACTCCTATAAACTAGGAGCCTTATTCAAACAATGAAATGCTTAATCAAATAAACTAACAAATTCCTTCCCTAAACTGTTTGCTATAAGCAAGAACAGTTTACTTCGGTGTCTCAACGAGACCAAGCATCCTCTTCAGTTTCTCAAATGTCTCCAACTTCAACGGTTTGGTCATGATGTCTGCGACCTGATCTTGAGTTCCACAATGAATCAGCTTCACTTTTCCTTCTCCTGTTAGCTCCCTTAAGTAATGAAACCGAACCTCAATGTGTTTGCTCCTTCCATGATGAATTGGATTCTTTGACAGCTGAATGGTTGAACTGTTATCACATTTTATAGTGATACAATATCTTCAAGACTCTGACCTCTCTTTCCAAGCACTCTTGCCATCCAAACTCCTTGTGTAGCACACAACACAGCTGCTATGTATTCAGCCTCCGTAGTGGATAGAGCTACAATCGATTGCTTCTTTGAGCTCCATGATACTGCTCCTCCAGCTAGTAAGAACACATAACCAGAGGTACTTTTCCGATCATCCAAATCTCCGGCATAGTCACTGTCCGTAAAAGCCTGGAACCCTTTTCCTCCTCCTCGCTTGTACATAATACCAAGATCTGTAGTGTTCTTTACATACCTTAGAACTCGTTTGATGACCTGAAAATGAGCCTCCGTGGGATTCTCCATATATCGACTCGCAAGATCCACCACAAACGTCAAGTCTGGTCTAGTGACAGTGAGGTACATCAAGCTTCCGATCATTTGCTTGTAGAGAGTCGTATCAAGCGTTGCTCCTCCTCCTTTCTTTGAAAGCTTGACTCCTGGAACAATGGGGTTGTTTACTCCATTGCACAAGCTCATCTCAAACCTTTCTAACACTTCCTTAGCAAACTTTCTTTGGCAAATGTAGATACCTTCGTCTCTCTGCAGTATTTCAACACCCAAGAAGTATCTCATCTTGCCTAGATCCGTCATGTCAAAGTTCCTCTTCATCGACTCCTTGAACCCATTAATCAGCTTCTCACAGTTTCCTGTAAAGATCAAGTCGTCAACATATAAGCTAACGATGAGGATCTGACGTTCCTTCTCTGTTTTGACAAATAGCGTGTGCTCTGAGTAATTTTTCTCAAATCCTTCCCTGATGATGTAACTCTCTATCTTGCTAAACCAGGCCCGTGGAGCTTGCTTTAATCCATAGAGGGTCTTTTTCAACCTGTAGACCTTCTCTTCACTTCCTCTCTTCTCAAACCCTTGTGGCTGATCAACGTATACATTCTCCTGCAACTCCCCATGCAGGAATGCACTTTTCACATCTAGCTGATAGATGTTCCAGTTCTGATACGCTGCAGTTGCTATGATGATTCGAATGGTATCCCATCTCGCCACTGGTGCATAAACTTCATTGTAGTCAACACCAAACCTCTGAGCATACCCCTTGGCAAGCAACCTCGCTTTGTGTTTGTCAAGCTCACCATGCTCATTATACTTTGTCTTGAAAACCCATTTGACCCCAATGATGTTTGTTCCTTCAGGTTGATCTACTAGCTCCCAAGTTTGGTTCCTCTCAATCGATTCCATTTCAGCATTCATGGCTTCTCTCCAAGCACTGTATGCTACTGCTTCTTCAAAGTTTAAAGGATCTCCAACTGCAGTTATCACCTGAAGTGCCATGATGTCAACGTAGTGAGCTATGGCTCCTCCACACTCATAATCTTCTAAGTGCGCAGGCCGTCTGCTGTCATGTTTTGGCCTGGCTGGTTCTGTGATCTCTTCTTCATTTTCAGCGGTTGGTGTCACTACCTATGCCTCATCTCCTGAGTCTCCATTCTCGTTTGTGTCTTCTCCATTTAAGAAATCTTCTTCTCCAAGTGTATCATCGCCATCATTTTCCCAAGTAAGTACTGTAGGAGCAGAATCCTCAGTCTCCACACCATTCCTTCCCCAATCTCAGTTCCTTGTTTCTTCGAAAACAACATCTCTGCTCACCATTATTTTCTTTGAAGTGGGATTGTACATGCGATATGCCTTTGATTCTTCACTCACACCAAGAAAGATGCACTTACAGCTTTTGTCATCAAGTTTGGTTCTCTTCGCTTCTGGTATGTGGACGTGTCCAACGCATCCAAACACTTTGAAGTGTTTCACATCTGGTTTGATT
It encodes:
- the LOC106316358 gene encoding uncharacterized protein LOC106316358, which codes for MSKKGSRIKSLKEFGSKVHCADHLSDSASSTETSHEAKNVGVQDNKSSYNECEPLHIRNSEPKRKNAEVKTPGTLPSRFPEFHASEQGPWSAMICYEACVRLCLHSLAEDSDIEASYFLKNDCVLLRNAFGLQSFLLQSEEELLGDRPSNLVTDTNPQKSKKIVGKIKLQVGKIKMESDPQPGYGTIPSLKHEVISQQLEELNATLYSGWKAVKRVHVAPQVTPKGSISSKSLEYMRACAHYLKEVSKVLRKEFVTSHGRPSSLEASQEKFSCCMKLKSSIEEDQVKTQPGSGETFFFLPDSIGDDLIVEVRDSKGKFCGRVLAQLAAIVEEPSEKLKWWAIYHEPEHERIGRIQLHINYLSTLDEKTKCGLVAETSAYDLVLEVAMKAEQFQSQNLVIKGPWHWMVTQFASLYGISDAYTKLRYLSYVMDVASPTKYCIDLIYDFLCPVIMKENYKATLSHQENRMLAEIDEKVQHILALIFENYKSLDESCFSGIKHVFEPPTGTPAPAITSAIKLYGLLNNLLSQEAQLSLCRYFQAALKKRSRIYFLETNDTLDKGIEDVTSYQKLKSLVLRLKKEISTDIAIHKSNVLPRFIDLPDLSAAIYRTDLLKILIEYLITWPPPSPSPQVVDLVITTADFEADLTRWKLNPIKGGFNARELFHSYITSWMEEKRSALYEFCKSETGKACSEIQGLTSPFVDDMYELLKVTLDEYNIIIRCWPEYGVSLEEVVVDTERAMVEALERQFYEILNPLKDSKISALKYVQSRDKGTYSVPKELGVFLNSMKRVLDKLRSNIEERFEEWNSYLSDKKKRVLGEKLREVTVLLKAKFRSYTQALVEKLVENISMQRHMKMNHIIHDLKDTTTEPDVRNRMQSLKDLADKTMEQLHCVLSLDVFVLICKGIWDAMGQDVIRPLTDKKDSVTWHKGLTLAVSVLDEIFEDKMQSLLGDSVKGMDLEAPRSIMELRSMISEDKKGY